A part of Penaeus vannamei isolate JL-2024 chromosome 1, ASM4276789v1, whole genome shotgun sequence genomic DNA contains:
- the LOC138862960 gene encoding apolipoprotein A-IV-like: protein MSAVVRCITRQRVRNKEAIVVVTVVVFILSALETRTSYFKRLKENRTSYFKRLKENRTSYFKRLKENRTSYFKRLKENRTSYFKRLKENRTSYFKRLKENRTSYLKRLKDNRTSYLKRLKENRTSYFQRLKENRTSYFQRLKENRTPYFKRLKENRTSYFKRLKENRTSYFRRLKENRTSYFKRLKENRTSYFKRLKENRTSYFKRLKDNRTSYLKRLKENRTSYLKRLKENRTSYFQRLKENRTSYLKRLKENRTSYFKRLKENRTPYFKRLKENRTSYFKRLKENRTPYFKRLIENRTSYLKRLKENRTSYFKRLKENRTSYFKRLKENRTSYFRRLKENRTSYFKRLKENRTSYFKRLKENRTSYLKRLKENRTSYFKRLKENRTPYFKRLKENRTSYFKRLKENRTSYLKRLKENRTSYFKRLKENRTPYFKRLKENRTSYFKRLKENRTPYFKRLIENRTSYLKRLKENQTSYFKRLKENRTSYFKRLKENRTSYFKRLKENRTSYFRRLEKNRTSYFKRLKENRTSYFRRLEKNRTSYFKRLKENRTSYFKGLKENRTSYFKRLKDNRTSYFKRPKENRTSYFKRLKENRTSYFKRLKDNRTSYFKRLKENQTSYFKRLKENRTSYFKRLKENRTSYL, encoded by the exons ATGTCTGCTGTTGTAAG GTGTATCACACGACAGAGGGTAAGAAACAAGGAAGCAATTGTCGTAGTTACAGTAGTCGTATTTATTCTTTCGGCATTAGAAACCCGGACTTCATACTTTAAAAGGCTAAAAGAGAACCGGACTTCATACTTTAAAAGGCTAAAAGAGAACCGGACTTCATACTTTAAAAGGCTAAAAGAGAACCGGACTTCATACTTTAAAAGGCTAAAAGAGAACCGGACTTCATACTTTAAAAGGCTAAAAGAGAACCGGACTTCATACTTTAAAAGGCTAAAAGAGAACCGGACTTCATACCTTAAAAGGCTAAAAGACAACCGGACTTCATACcttaaaaggctaaaagaaaaCCGGACTTCATACTTTCAAAGGCTAAAAGAGAACCGGACTTCATACTTTCAAAGGCTAAAAGAGAACCGAACTCCCTACTTTAAAAGGCTAAAAGAGAACCGGACTTCATACTTTAAAAGGCTAAAAGAGAACCGGACTTCATACTTTAGAAGGCTAAAAGAGAACCGGACTTCATACTTTAAAAGGCTAAAAGAGAACCGGACTTCATACTTTAAAAGGCTAAAAGAGAACCGGACTTCATACTTTAAAAGGCTAAAAGACAACCGGACTTCATACCTTAAAAGGCTAAAAGAGAACCGGACTTCATACCTTAAAAGGCTAAAAGAGAACCGGACTTCATACTTTCAAAGGCTAAAAGAGAACCGGACTTCATACCTTAAAAGGCTAAAAGAGAACCGGACTTCATACTTTAAAAGGCTAAAAGAGAACCGAACTCCCTACTTTAAAAGGCTAAAAGAGAACCGGACTTCATACTTTAAAAGGCTAAAAGAGAACCGGACTCCCTACTTTAAAAGGCTAATAGAGAACCGGACTTCATACCTTAAAAGGCTAAAAGAGAACCGGACTTCATACTTTAAAAGGCTAAAAGAGAACCGGACTTCATACTTTAAAAGGCTAAAAGAGAACCGGACTTCATACTTTAGAAGGCTAAAAGAAAACCGGACTTCATACTTTAAAAGGCTAAAAGAGAACCGGACTTCATACTTTAAAAGGCTAAAAGAGAACCGGACTTCATACCTTAAAAGGCTAAAAGAGAACCGGACTTCATACTTTAAAAGGCTAAAAGAGAACCGAACTCCCTACTTTAAAAGGCTAAAAGAGAACCGGACTTCATACTTTAAAAGGCTAAAAGAGAACCGGACTTCATACCTTAAAAGGCTAAAAGAGAACCGGACTTCATACTTTAAAAGGCTAAAAGAGAACCGAACTCCCTACTTTAAAAGGCTAAAAGAGAACCGGACTTCATACTTTAAAAGGCTAAAAGAGAACCGGACTCCCTACTTTAAAAGGCTAATAGAGAACCGGACTTCATACCTTAAAAGGCTAAAAGAGAACCAGACTTCATACTTTAAAAGGCTAAAAGAGAACCGGACTTCATACTTTAAAAGGCTAAAAGAGAACCGGACTTCATActttaaaaggctaaaagaaaaCCGGACTTCATACTTTAGAAGGCTAGAAAAGAACCGGACTTCATACTTTAAAAGGCTAAAAGAGAACCGGACTTCATACTTTAGAAGGCTAGAAAAGAACCGGACTTCATACTTTAAAAGGCTAAAAGAGAACCGGACTTCATACTTTAAAGGGCTAAAAGAGAACCGGACTTCATACTTTAAACGGCTAAAAGACAACCGGACTTCATACTTTAAAAGGCCAAAAGAGAACCGGACTTCATACTTTAAAAGGCTAAAAGAGAACCGGACTTCATACTTTAAAAGGCTAAAAGACAACCGGACTTCATACTTTAAAAGGCTAAAAGAGAACCAGACTTCATACTTTAAAAGGCTAAAAGAGAACCGGACTTCATACTTTAAAAGGCTAAAAGAGAACCGGACTTCATACCTTTAA